The proteins below are encoded in one region of Drosophila santomea strain STO CAGO 1482 chromosome 3R, Prin_Dsan_1.1, whole genome shotgun sequence:
- the LOC120451206 gene encoding uncharacterized protein ZK1073.1 isoform X7, giving the protein MSKPGTPRHGAGSSSAAAATEKISKYNISTEKCGDLTVIVQGDLSQQEKRAVFITVHDLGCNHNSFQEFVSSPCMTEIKERSCFIHVDVPGHADHAEALADGFPFPTLQSLGEDLVTVLDYLHVKYVIGLGEGAGANVLARFGLAHPSRVLGLILINATGSAASVLQSFKNKFISWKSDEVAQSAESFLMYHKFGHQIVGENPDKEKIVAEYQKRLHRSLNSKNIGLYVKAFMNRKDLTLKGCKVDVILITGMLSPYASMVEKLHRDVEKERVTILKIERAGDVLADAPGKVAQSILLFCKGQGLLTSVVMPGVDRGRAFSTASSGSFEGANGSRRLSRGISMEDYDKPNIRRLSIMNSELPKKE; this is encoded by the exons ATGTCCAAGCCGGGAACCCCTAGGCACGGCGCCGGCTCATCCTCAGCAGCCGCTGCCACCGAGAAGATTAGC AAATACAATATCAGCACAGAGAAATGCGGGGATCTGACGGTTATAGTGCAG GGCGACTTGTCGCAGCAGGAGAAACGCGCCGTGTTCATCACGGTTCACGACCTGGGCTGCAACC ACAACTCGTTCCAAGAGTTCGTGAGCAGCCCCTGCATGACGGAGATCAAGGAGCGCTCCTGCTTCATCCACGTGGACGTTCCGGGGCATGCGGACCACGCTGAGGCTCTGGCCGACGGGTTTCCCTTCCCCACGCTACAATCCCTGGGCGAGGACCTGGTCACCGTGCTGGACTACCTGCACGTGAAGTACGTGATCGGCCTGGGCGAGGGTGCCGGTGCCAATGTCCTGGCCCGCTTCGGACTGGCCCATCCCAGCCGGGTGCTGGGCCTTATTCTGATCAACGCCACTGGCAGCGCCGCCAGTGTGCTGCAGTCCTTCAAGAACAAG TTCATTAGCTGGAAGAGCGACGAGGTGGCCCAGTCGGCTGAGAGCTTCCTGATGTACCACAAATTCGGACAC CAAATCGTGGGCGAGAATCCGGACAAGGAGAAGATCGTGGCCGAGTACCAGAAGCGTCTTCACCGATCCCTAAACAGCAAGAACATCGGACTCTATGTCAAAGCATTTATGAA TCGCAAGGACCTTACGCTCAAGGGCTGCAAGGTGGATGTCATCCTGATCACGGGCATGCTGAGCCCCTATGCATCAATGGTCGAGAAACTGCATCGCGACGTGGAGAAGGAAAGGGTCACCATTCTGAAGATCGAACGGGCTGGTGATGTCCTCGCCGATGCA CCCGGAAAGGTGGCCCAATCCATACTGCTGTTCTGCAAGGGACAGGGTCTGCTCACCTCGGTGGTAATGCCCGGCGTGGACCGCGGACGCGCCTTCTCCACGGCTAGCTCCGGATCCTTCGAGGGCGCCAACGGATCGCGGCGCCTGTCGCGCGGCATCTCGATGGAGGACTACGACAAGCCCAACATCCGCCGGCTCAGCATCATGAACAGTGAGTTGCCCAAGAAGGAGTAA